Below is a window of Zymoseptoria tritici IPO323 chromosome 9, whole genome shotgun sequence DNA.
TGTCTAGATTACTCACGTACTGCCGAAGGCCGTCGGCGAGCACTGCGGTCTGCTGCTTACACGATGGCGTTGTTGATGCTCAAGCACAGCTCCCATTGTCTGGTGGGACCGAAGCTCTCACTTGCGGAATGTCCATCGGTTGAGCTTTCCCGGCCGACAGCACACAACTTGCTGTCCTCGTTCGTACCTGGCGGGTCCATGATCGCAAAGCTCTCAATCCTCTGCCAGTATTTGATCCGCCGGAACACCAATCTCGGCACCCACTGCCCTCACGACATCCTTGAGTGCCTTGCAAGCGGGCGAATCGCCAAAGTTGTCGAAAAAGCTCTCACCATAATCACAAGCCATACCGATCCTCGGATCCAGTGGCACCGCACCAAGAAATGGAATGCCCGTGTCCTTCGCTAGTTTCCGTCCGCCACCAGTCGTTGCACGGAAGATTTCCGACTGGTGTGTGCACTTTGGACAGACGAATCCGCTCATGTTCTCGACCAGTCCGAGTACTCGGATCCCGGCTTTGCGGCAGAAGTCGATTTCCTTGCGCACGTCCAGCAGACTGACTTCTTGCGGTGTGGTCACGATCACGGCTCCGTCGACACCGGATTCTTTGAGGTAGCTGTTCACGCTGAGGTGCTCGTCGGATGTGCCGGGAGGTGTGTCAACGAATAGATAGTCCATCTCTCCCCACTCCACGTCCTTGAGAAATTGCTTGATAAGTCCATTCTTCTTCGGTCCTCTCCAAATGACCGCATCATCTCGATTCGGCAGCATAAACTGCACACTCATCACGCCCAGATTGTCGCTGACCCAAACCGGCTCCCATCCCGTATTGGTGACATGAATCGTCTCAGCCTCAACGCCCATCATCTTCGGAATGCTGGGTCCACAGATATCCGTGTCCATTATACCGACCATGTTCTCGGGATTACTCGCAAACGCATGTGCGAGCATAGTGGTGAATGTGCTTTTGCCCACTCCGCCTTTGCCGCTCAGCACCAGAATTTTGTGCTTGACGCCGGCCAGTCGCTCTGTGATGACGGGAATGTCGGGATCGGGTCCTTTGGGCGCGGACGCGCATATGGCCTGGTTAGGACATCCCGCACATGCGTCTCCTTTGCCTGCATTTTGTGATTCTGGGCCTGGACAGTGCTCCGGTTCTGGTGCTACGAGGTTGGGAGCTTTCTTCAAGTTGGCCTCGAGGGCGTCATCTACATTTTGGATCGGTTCCTCCAAAGACGGCGCCATGACTTGTCAAGCAACCGCGAGCTGTTCGTCGGATGAGGTTGATATTGTTTAGTCGAAGTAGTGGAAGAAGTGTTGCTGATCTGCTATGTACTGAAGTGCTTGGTAATCGGTCGTAATCGGCCGAAATCGCCACTGGCCCCCACATTATCCCAACCAGAATCTAGATCTCTCCCATCTCCCCCTCTCTCCCGTAGCTTCACATGGAACATAAAGACATCACCCTGGCCTCCCTTGATCGCACGGCATCATGCTTTCCTGTGTAGCGCGGTTCGCCCGCACAACTGTCAAGTCGAGCAAGGGCAGCACATGCGTCGCTCAAAGTCGGTTCAAGTCGCACCTGGCTCCACCCTGGCTCCTCGATGATTACATTCCTCGATACCAACTTCTCACAAGTGTTCAAGAGTCCAAGAAACGCGCGTCTGCGTATGCTCATCTTCGCGAGTGTAACCTGTGTCCCAGACTTTGCGGTGTCAACAGGTATGAGAAGCGAGGGACTTGCCTGATAGGTATGTGTTGCAAGACGAGTCTTGCATTCTGTGCTTGAGTGTCGCGGCAACCATGGTCAATAGATTGACGCAGAGCAGGAGCTGATGTGTCTGTGAACACCATCGCACCGCATTTCGGTGAGGAGCCTTGTGTCCAAGGTCATCACGGCAGCGGATCTGTCTTCTTCTCGGGCTGCAATCTTCGATGTGTGTTTTGTCAAAACCATGACATTGCTCATCAACAGAACGGTTTCGACTTGACACCCGAACAACTCGGCGATTGGTATGTCAAGCTGCAAGACGTAGGCAATGTGCACAATATTAACCTCGTCACGCCTGAGCACGTTGTTCCACAAGTGGCTCTCTCCATACTTCATGCCAAAGACCGAGGCTTGAAGGTTCCAGTCATCTATAACACATCTTCTTTCGACTCGCTAGAGTCCATAAGGCTCATGGATGGTCTGGTGGACATCTACCTGGCCGACTTCAAAGTTTGGAATCCTGCTACGTCGAAACGATTGTTGAAAGCCGACAACTATGCCGATGTTGCGAAGGAGTCCATACAAGCAATGCACGCGCAAGTCGGCGACCTTTGCTTTACCTCGGACGGAATCGCAAAGAAGGGCGTTCTAGTTAGACACTTGGTCATGCCGGGtctcgaagaggaaggcaaGCACATTGTACGTTGGTTGGCCGAGAACGTCTCCAAAGATTTATACATCCACGTTATGGAGCAATACCATCCACGGGCGCACGTTGGCAAAGACCGAAGACAAACACGGTCCGGTCGTGCGAAGGACATCTTGTCGCAAACGGTAGAACCAGGCGGGTCGAAAGCTAACGCCATCGTGGAAAACCAGATCAAAAGATATCAGGACATTAACAGAGCTGTCAAgccggaagaggtcgatggCGTCAAGAGTGTCGCAGTAAAATGTGGCCTCCGCGTGCTAGAGGCTGATGAGGCTGCAGAATCGTCCGCGTGGCGATTGTGAAGCGAAATGACCTCGTTTGGGACGCAGTACATTCTCTTTACATGCGACGCAAATGCCGACAATGGTGGTCTGGACCGATCTCGGCTGGTGTGGCACAAGATTTGTGACGAGGCGAGATGACAGCGCTTACCGTGGTGCGTTTCATGCGCTGCAGATGCAGCATCCCCGATTGAGGTTCTGTCTCCACATGATTCGGGAGCCGACTTGACGGATATGACGATGTGGACTTCCCTTCTTGAGCGCATGGCACTTTCAGGACCCATCGACCGGATTTGCTCGAGTCTCTTTGTTGCGTGGGCGGCGCACCCGAGAGTTCCCAGCGACCAGAAACCATCATGCCGTGTGTATTTTCCGGCGTGAATATAGGAGGGAACAGGTCCAACGAGCTCGGGTCCATGTCACTTATACTCGGCGTCGGCATTCTTATGACTGGCTCTCTATGACTTCACAGAGCCGACAGGCCAGCCTTGAACATGCGGCGCTATCTTGTGTCGATGGCTGTCTTTGTTCGTTCACTTGGCGCGACTCAGATCGGGTCCGCAATTTCCGCGCGTCAAAGAACCTCTTTCACGATGCATGGCCGCTCCCGCAGCTTCGTTCCGAGCGGACAGGGCTCATCTGACTTGCTTGTTGTGCTCAGGACTGCCCGCAAAGCACGCATATCAATCAAAAACAACTGTTTGCGCTCTTGCATGTCCGGCTCGTCGACCAGACTCATTCATCACTACGAGCCGGGCTCCTACATCCTCTTTGATATTCGCGACAACTGTGTGCGAAATGTCGGTATATCTGATGGGATCACACATGCTGGGCCTTCTGTACGAACAGCACCGTAACTACAATGACCAACTTGCACTGAATCATCAGTCCCTTGGCAAACTCTACAGCAAACTCGCAAAAGCCGAAAAAGTACTTGCAGAGCAGAAAGATCCACCGATGAACAGGGTGAACAGAAAGAAGTGGCAGTATACCAAAGCtttgacgaagaagaataTTGAAAACTTGGACTTTCGATCAACAATGCTCCAGGACAACATTCGACAATGCAACGATCTGATCGCTTCTGAGGAGCATCAAGGATCGTGTCGAACTGCCGAATCGGAATCGTGGTCGACCCATTATCCATCAACGCCCTATCCATTCTCGCCTTTCACCCCAGGGGCGTATTCGCACTGGCCTTCGATCTCCCAAGGATCATCCTCCACAGAGCAGGAGTGCCAGCCGCAATACTGGGACTTATCGATGATACCAGAGCGTCGGCCTCTCTCTCCGCATTCATCCTTGAACGATAGTGGCTATTACGAACCACCAGCCGTTGCGCTGAGAGTTGACGAGGATCCCAGCGGCGGGTCAACTCACGTTTATGCTCATGAGCTCATGTCACCCATGTTTGCCTCTACGAGATCTATTGCCGCCGCTGTTGAACCCGAGCGGAACAAAGTCTCCGAAGTTCGAGCACCAACGTCGCCGACAAAGTCAGGCGCCAGTCAACACAAGCGATGTTTCTCGGCGGACAATCCCACTTCCTTTACAGCAGAGAGTCATGCTTCGACGCCATCGAAGAAACGAGGCGTCAGCGTTGGACCAGCAGCGACCTC
It encodes the following:
- a CDS encoding Fe-S cluster assembly factor NBP35; this encodes MAPSLEEPIQNVDDALEANLKKAPNLVAPEPEHCPGPESQNAGKGDACAGCPNQAICASAPKGPDPDIPVITERLAGVKHKILVLSGKGGVGKSTFTTMLAHAFASNPENMVGIMDTDICGPSIPKMMGVEAETIHVTNTGWEPVWVSDNLGVMSVQFMLPNRDDAVIWRGPKKNGLIKQFLKDVEWGEMDYLFVDTPPGTSDEHLSVNSYLKESGVDGAVIVTTPQEVSLLDVRKEIDFCRKAGIRVLGLVENMSGFVCPKCTHQSEIFRATTGGGRKLAKDTGIPFLGAVPLDPRIGMACDYGESFFDNFGDSPACKALKDVVRAVGAEIGVPADQILAED